The following are encoded together in the Paludisphaera mucosa genome:
- the ribF gene encoding riboflavin biosynthesis protein RibF, with product MITIENVRDFPARARGAYVTIGNFDGVHRGHARLIAELVRRADEAGAPAVAVTFHPHPVALLRPEESPEPLSWLEREIELLKASGVADVAVFRTGPWLLGLSAREFFEQVVMGQFAVRGLVEGPNFFFGRDRRGDVRILGRWCDEAGVALHVAEPLTDDGRMISSSRIRKVLMEGDVAEARRLLGRPHRIRGLVSHGAGRGATIGVPTANFEAIDVLIPAEGVYAATVLVPGATPGAEPTRWAAACNVGPNPTFGEQRFKVEAHLIGFHGDLYGRMIEMEFLERLRPTRAFAGLDDLLEQIARDVEQAKRIGEAG from the coding sequence GTGATCACGATCGAGAACGTCCGCGACTTCCCGGCCCGGGCCCGCGGGGCCTACGTCACGATCGGCAACTTCGACGGCGTCCATCGCGGGCACGCCCGCCTGATCGCCGAGCTGGTCCGTCGCGCCGACGAGGCCGGCGCGCCGGCCGTCGCCGTCACCTTCCACCCCCACCCCGTCGCGCTGCTGCGACCCGAGGAATCGCCCGAGCCGCTCTCGTGGCTGGAGCGCGAGATCGAGCTGCTGAAGGCCTCCGGGGTCGCCGACGTCGCCGTCTTCCGCACCGGGCCCTGGCTGCTCGGGCTCTCGGCGCGGGAGTTCTTCGAGCAGGTCGTGATGGGCCAGTTCGCCGTCCGGGGCCTGGTGGAGGGGCCGAACTTCTTCTTCGGCCGCGACCGCCGGGGCGACGTGCGGATTTTGGGCCGATGGTGCGACGAGGCGGGCGTGGCGCTCCACGTCGCCGAGCCCCTGACCGATGACGGCCGGATGATCTCGTCGTCGCGGATCCGCAAGGTCCTGATGGAGGGGGACGTCGCCGAGGCCCGCCGGCTGCTCGGCCGCCCCCACCGGATCCGCGGGCTCGTCTCCCACGGCGCGGGGCGAGGCGCGACGATCGGCGTCCCCACGGCGAACTTCGAGGCGATCGACGTCCTCATCCCGGCGGAGGGCGTCTACGCCGCGACCGTCCTGGTGCCGGGTGCGACCCCCGGGGCCGAGCCCACGCGCTGGGCCGCGGCCTGCAACGTCGGCCCCAACCCCACCTTCGGCGAGCAGCGCTTCAAGGTCGAGGCCCACCTCATCGGCTTCCACGGCGACCTCTACGGCCGCATGATCGAGATGGAGTTCCTCGAACGCCTCCGCCCCACCCGCGCCTTCGCCGGCCTCGACGACCTGCTCGAACAGATCGCCCGCGACGTCGAACAGGCTAAGCGCATCGGTGAGGCGGGCTGA
- a CDS encoding serine/threonine-protein kinase, with amino-acid sequence MLNGEEAPPKTRSEASAASLAAARRVHAACERFEADWKARPRPRVEDYLGAPDDPARPLLFEELAALEIELRRDRGEHPTVGEYLDRFPAHAEVVARLFHIVHRAEDLGLTEVWPPPTRLTDPSEPRASSSSSAPPALGERFGKYDLIAELARGGMGVVYKARDTALNRDVAIKMILSGAMATEAERERFRREAALAAKLEHPNVVPIYEVGEQDGFLYFSMRLVEGGSLASHMDAYRDDPLAAAGLLEVLARAVQYANEQGFIHCDLKPSNILLDRDGAPQITDFGLARQAEQPSALSVSGAVMGTPSYMAPEQASGDRQSIAATTDVHGLGAILYELLAGRPPFRMTTMMETVMQAIYCDPLPPRELRPEVPRELEYICLKCLEKVPKDRYPTAAALGDELGRFLQGDAVAATGPLQKLRRWARREPEIVARLSGLGLVSMLTELNYRAFSPHPDPVAHRCVQLVLAIWAVLTLLFQQLHRRGWQSDSLRGFWILGDMACLTLLLWIMRDLDTPLLVGYPLMIAASGLWFREGLVWLTTELAIAGYATLYILAGIDWGPGAPIWSRPNALPYANVYVACLALTGYVVARMVKRIRTISRYYESRRQA; translated from the coding sequence ATGCTGAACGGCGAGGAGGCCCCCCCGAAGACCCGGAGCGAGGCCTCCGCCGCCTCCCTCGCCGCCGCCCGCCGGGTCCACGCGGCCTGCGAGCGGTTCGAGGCCGACTGGAAGGCCCGCCCCAGGCCGCGCGTCGAGGACTACCTCGGCGCCCCCGACGACCCGGCCCGGCCCCTGCTTTTCGAGGAGCTGGCCGCCCTGGAGATCGAGCTGAGGAGGGATCGCGGCGAGCACCCGACGGTCGGCGAATACCTCGACCGCTTCCCCGCCCACGCCGAGGTCGTCGCCCGGCTGTTCCACATCGTCCACCGGGCCGAAGACCTCGGCCTGACCGAGGTCTGGCCGCCCCCTACCCGCCTCACCGATCCGTCCGAGCCGCGGGCCTCCTCGTCCTCGTCGGCGCCGCCGGCGCTCGGCGAGCGGTTCGGCAAGTACGACCTGATCGCCGAGCTGGCCCGTGGCGGCATGGGGGTCGTCTACAAGGCCCGCGACACCGCGCTCAACCGCGACGTGGCGATCAAGATGATCCTCAGCGGGGCGATGGCGACCGAGGCCGAGCGCGAGCGGTTCCGTCGCGAGGCCGCGCTGGCGGCGAAGCTCGAACACCCCAACGTCGTGCCGATTTACGAGGTCGGCGAGCAGGACGGGTTCCTCTACTTCTCGATGCGGCTCGTCGAGGGGGGGAGCCTCGCGAGCCATATGGACGCCTATCGCGACGACCCGCTCGCCGCCGCCGGCCTGCTGGAGGTGCTGGCGCGGGCCGTCCAGTACGCCAACGAGCAGGGCTTCATCCACTGCGACCTGAAGCCGTCGAACATCCTCCTCGACCGCGACGGCGCGCCCCAGATCACCGATTTCGGCCTGGCCCGGCAGGCCGAGCAGCCCAGCGCGCTCAGCGTCTCGGGCGCCGTCATGGGGACGCCCAGCTACATGGCCCCCGAGCAGGCGTCGGGCGACCGCCAGTCGATCGCCGCGACGACCGACGTCCACGGCCTGGGGGCGATCCTCTACGAATTGCTCGCCGGGCGTCCCCCCTTCCGCATGACGACCATGATGGAAACCGTCATGCAGGCCATCTACTGCGACCCCCTCCCGCCCCGCGAGCTGCGGCCGGAGGTCCCGCGCGAGCTGGAGTACATCTGCCTGAAGTGCCTGGAGAAGGTCCCCAAGGACCGCTACCCGACGGCCGCCGCCCTCGGCGACGAGCTGGGCCGCTTCCTGCAGGGCGACGCCGTCGCCGCCACCGGGCCGCTCCAGAAGCTGAGGCGCTGGGCGCGTCGCGAGCCCGAGATCGTCGCCCGCCTGTCCGGCCTCGGCCTGGTGAGCATGCTGACCGAGCTGAACTACCGGGCCTTCTCGCCCCACCCCGACCCGGTCGCCCACCGCTGCGTCCAGCTCGTGCTGGCGATCTGGGCCGTGCTGACCCTGCTCTTCCAGCAGTTGCACCGGCGGGGGTGGCAGTCCGACTCGCTGCGCGGGTTCTGGATCCTGGGGGATATGGCCTGCCTGACCCTCCTGCTCTGGATCATGCGCGACCTGGACACGCCGCTGCTGGTCGGCTACCCGCTGATGATCGCCGCCTCGGGCCTCTGGTTCCGCGAGGGCCTCGTCTGGCTCACGACGGAGCTGGCGATCGCCGGCTACGCGACCCTGTACATCCTGGCGGGGATCGACTGGGGCCCCGGCGCGCCGATCTGGTCCCGGCCCAACGCGCTCCCCTACGCCAACGTGTACGTCGCTTGCCTGGCCCTCACCGGATACGTCGTGGCGCGCATGGTCAAACGAATCCGCACGATCAGCCGCTACTACGAGAGCCGCCGCCAGGCCTGA
- a CDS encoding ECF-type sigma factor codes for MSEAEHGSVTHWLGDLKVGDLAAAQPLWERYFGKLVVLARSKLRSLHKTGAEGDEEDAALSAFNSFCTGAAGGKFPKLDDREDLWKLLVVITARKAFAQVGRERRLKRGGGRRSTEADRDPKGLDLLAGPEPSPEFAAMVAEEFRRLLDSLEDDGLREVALRRMEGYTCDEIAEHLGCARRTVARRLDLIRKTWSHGSGEDPC; via the coding sequence ATGTCCGAGGCGGAACACGGGTCGGTGACGCACTGGCTGGGCGACCTGAAGGTCGGCGACCTCGCCGCCGCCCAGCCGCTCTGGGAGCGCTATTTCGGCAAGCTCGTGGTGCTGGCCCGTTCCAAGCTGCGCTCACTGCACAAGACGGGCGCCGAGGGCGACGAGGAGGACGCCGCCCTCTCGGCCTTCAACAGCTTCTGCACCGGCGCCGCCGGCGGCAAGTTCCCCAAGCTCGACGACCGCGAGGACCTGTGGAAGCTCCTCGTGGTCATCACCGCGCGGAAGGCGTTCGCCCAGGTGGGCCGCGAGCGGCGCCTCAAGCGCGGCGGCGGCCGGCGGTCGACCGAGGCCGACCGCGACCCCAAGGGGCTCGACCTGCTCGCCGGCCCCGAGCCCAGCCCCGAATTCGCCGCGATGGTCGCCGAGGAATTCCGCCGCCTGCTCGACTCGCTGGAGGACGACGGCCTCCGCGAGGTCGCCCTCCGTCGCATGGAAGGCTACACCTGCGACGAGATCGCCGAGCACCTGGGCTGCGCCCGTCGCACCGTGGCCCGCCGGCTCGACCTGATCCGCAAGACCTGGTCGCACGGCTCGGGGGAGGATCCATGCTGA
- a CDS encoding 3-keto-disaccharide hydrolase produces MSTSIARTLALAAWLGVHAALAAAPADGPASESIVLFDGKTLDGWKKTPFYGADAVDVRVADGAIVLPLGKSMSGVTTTRNDLPKVDYELSYEAMRTEGVDFFAAATFPVRDGFLTLVNGGWGGNVTGLSSIDGADASENQTTTGYKYKDDTWYRFRVRVTADAVRCWIDDKEVVKVDVKDRQLGTRIQVRASQPLGFCTWETAGAVRKAAIRRLTPAEVAENHVEAP; encoded by the coding sequence ATGTCGACGTCCATCGCGCGCACCCTCGCCCTCGCGGCCTGGCTCGGCGTCCACGCCGCCCTCGCCGCGGCCCCCGCGGACGGGCCGGCTTCGGAATCGATCGTCCTGTTCGACGGCAAGACGCTCGACGGCTGGAAGAAGACGCCGTTCTACGGGGCCGACGCGGTCGACGTCCGCGTGGCCGACGGCGCGATCGTCCTGCCCCTCGGCAAGTCGATGAGCGGCGTGACCACCACGCGAAACGACCTGCCCAAGGTCGACTACGAGCTGTCGTACGAGGCGATGCGGACCGAGGGCGTCGACTTCTTCGCCGCGGCCACGTTCCCGGTCCGCGACGGCTTCCTCACGCTCGTCAACGGCGGCTGGGGCGGCAACGTCACGGGCCTGTCGAGCATCGACGGCGCCGACGCCTCCGAGAACCAGACGACCACCGGCTACAAGTACAAGGACGACACCTGGTACCGCTTCCGCGTCCGCGTGACGGCCGACGCCGTGCGCTGCTGGATCGACGACAAGGAGGTCGTGAAGGTCGACGTCAAGGACCGGCAGCTCGGCACCCGCATCCAGGTCCGCGCCAGCCAGCCCCTGGGCTTCTGCACCTGGGAGACCGCCGGCGCGGTCCGGAAGGCGGCCATCCGCCGCCTGACCCCGGCCGAGGTCGCCGAGAACCACGTCGAGGCCCCGTGA